Proteins co-encoded in one uncultured Draconibacterium sp. genomic window:
- the fucP gene encoding L-fucose:H+ symporter permease, with protein MNKTKAIVVDKKILVPFILITSLFALWGFANDLTNPMVAAFQTVMEISNAKAAMVQFAFYGGYATMAIPAALIIKRYSYKTGIIIGLALYAVGALLFFPAAQYEIFGFFLMSLYILTFGLAFLETTANPYILSMGDPATATRRLNLAQSFNPMGSILGMFVASKLILSSLESDKRDAAGNLIFDTLNVAEKAAIRTNDLSVIRNPYVILGFVVIVMLVIIAVAKMPKRESADNEIHPWHSAKRLFRNKIYREGVIAQVFYVGAQIMCWTFIIQYADNLGIPKAKAQDFNIIAMAIFIASRFISTFLMKYLNARYMLLLFAIGGICTTAGVVLIQGMMGLYLLVATSAFMSLMFPTIYGIALEDVGDDATLGAAGLVMAIVGGALMPPLQGLIIDQGTIGSLPAVNFSFILPFICFVVIAIYGKRTYNAFKKAR; from the coding sequence ATTTGACTAACCCGATGGTTGCCGCGTTTCAAACGGTAATGGAAATATCCAATGCAAAAGCAGCTATGGTGCAGTTCGCATTTTATGGGGGCTATGCTACTATGGCAATTCCGGCGGCTTTAATTATAAAACGATATTCTTATAAAACCGGAATTATTATTGGGCTTGCTTTGTACGCCGTTGGTGCACTTTTATTCTTTCCGGCTGCGCAATACGAAATTTTTGGTTTCTTCCTGATGTCACTTTACATCCTTACTTTCGGTTTGGCTTTCCTGGAAACCACTGCCAATCCATATATTTTATCGATGGGAGATCCGGCAACAGCAACGCGTCGTTTAAACCTGGCACAGTCGTTTAATCCAATGGGATCGATTTTGGGAATGTTTGTAGCATCAAAACTAATTCTATCGTCGTTAGAGTCGGATAAGCGGGATGCTGCAGGAAACCTTATTTTCGATACTTTAAATGTAGCTGAAAAAGCAGCTATTCGCACGAACGACCTGTCTGTAATACGCAATCCGTATGTAATTCTGGGGTTTGTGGTAATTGTTATGTTGGTAATAATTGCAGTTGCAAAAATGCCTAAGCGAGAAAGCGCCGATAATGAAATTCATCCGTGGCACTCGGCAAAACGGTTATTCCGGAATAAAATATACCGGGAAGGAGTAATTGCCCAGGTGTTTTATGTGGGAGCGCAAATCATGTGCTGGACTTTTATTATTCAATATGCCGATAACCTGGGAATCCCAAAAGCAAAGGCCCAGGATTTTAATATTATCGCCATGGCAATTTTTATAGCTAGTCGGTTTATCAGTACTTTTTTAATGAAATACCTGAACGCCCGTTATATGTTATTGCTTTTTGCAATAGGAGGAATATGCACAACCGCAGGCGTAGTTTTAATTCAGGGAATGATGGGGCTGTATTTGCTTGTAGCCACTTCGGCTTTTATGTCGTTGATGTTCCCAACCATATACGGAATTGCGCTTGAAGATGTTGGCGACGATGCAACGCTTGGTGCTGCCGGTTTGGTAATGGCTATTGTAGGCGGAGCACTAATGCCGCCGCTGCAGGGGCTAATTATCGATCAGGGCACTATCGGATCGCTTCCTGCGGTTAACTTTTCATTTATTTTGCCTTTTATCTGCTTTGTTGTAATCGCAATTTATGGTAAAAGAACATATAACGCATTTAAAAAAGCTCGTTAG